A single Methylomonas sp. AM2-LC DNA region contains:
- a CDS encoding efflux transporter outer membrane subunit, protein MLKIQFTDTISATFGRLAVFRLQSLTFAIMAITLGSGCSQMPERSSDEMAFIVPKQWNDTTDAQPTEFLGWLNTFNDSVLIDLVNQGLSSNFDLLSTAARVDAAKEQAVIVGAGRLPQLFFLPGYQSAKDFQNVEAGQFDALFNLNWEVDVWGRIKASQQASSEDAFAVAEDYRFARLSLSARIAQVYFQWREAGLQANVASQSVKDRSKIVALVRGRFNKGLTRGLDLRLALTDLANAKAQSADAHNNVQILHKQLQTLLGHYPSFSVQGLNASKENFSATIFNHLPEPPATLAEGLPSELLNRRPDLIAALHRLQAADQRLASSKKALLPRVTLTAVGGTSSPALTEIIDPRSAAWNLIAGLAQPLFTGGRLQADIRLKEANVTEAYNLYQNLALNAFREVEQALAAESRLREQEQALREAVSQTEASRKLAVYSYRQGLIEILTLLDSYRSTLNAQSAHLAVQRQLLTNRISLYLALGGKV, encoded by the coding sequence ATGCTTAAAATACAATTTACAGATACGATTTCGGCAACGTTTGGCAGACTTGCTGTATTTAGATTGCAATCACTGACATTTGCCATCATGGCAATAACACTGGGTAGTGGTTGTAGCCAAATGCCAGAACGCTCATCGGATGAGATGGCTTTTATTGTTCCTAAACAATGGAACGATACTACAGACGCTCAACCAACCGAATTTCTTGGCTGGTTAAATACCTTCAATGATTCAGTGCTTATAGACCTGGTCAACCAAGGACTATCAAGTAACTTCGATTTACTATCCACTGCTGCCCGAGTTGATGCAGCCAAGGAACAGGCGGTTATTGTTGGAGCTGGCCGTCTACCACAATTGTTTTTTTTACCGGGTTACCAGAGTGCTAAGGACTTTCAGAACGTTGAAGCCGGTCAGTTTGATGCCTTGTTCAATCTAAATTGGGAAGTGGATGTCTGGGGCCGCATTAAAGCCTCGCAGCAAGCTTCATCTGAAGATGCTTTCGCCGTGGCTGAAGATTACCGGTTTGCCCGGTTGTCGTTGTCAGCCCGAATTGCTCAAGTTTATTTTCAGTGGCGCGAAGCCGGTTTACAAGCCAATGTAGCTTCCCAATCGGTCAAAGACCGAAGCAAAATTGTTGCCCTGGTACGAGGCCGTTTCAATAAAGGCTTAACACGCGGTTTGGACTTACGCTTGGCTTTGACTGATCTGGCCAACGCCAAAGCGCAATCGGCAGATGCACACAATAATGTGCAAATCCTGCATAAACAATTGCAAACGCTCTTGGGCCATTATCCAAGTTTCAGTGTACAGGGTTTAAACGCAAGTAAAGAAAATTTTTCAGCAACGATCTTTAATCATCTGCCTGAACCACCTGCAACACTGGCAGAGGGTTTACCCTCTGAATTACTCAACCGCCGCCCAGACTTGATAGCTGCACTTCATCGCTTGCAAGCAGCTGACCAAAGATTGGCCAGTAGTAAAAAAGCCTTGCTGCCGCGTGTGACATTGACCGCAGTTGGGGGTACCAGCAGCCCGGCACTGACCGAAATCATTGACCCCCGATCCGCCGCATGGAATCTGATAGCCGGACTAGCCCAACCCTTATTTACCGGCGGCCGCTTACAAGCCGATATTCGTTTGAAAGAGGCTAATGTTACAGAAGCCTACAATCTATACCAAAACTTAGCGTTAAATGCGTTTCGCGAGGTTGAACAAGCTTTGGCCGCAGAAAGCCGTTTGCGTGAACAGGAACAGGCTTTGCGAGAAGCGGTGTCGCAAACCGAAGCCAGTCGTAAATTAGCTGTGTATTCCTACCGGCAAGGCTTGATTGAGATTTTGACGTTACTGGACAGTTACCGCAGTACGCTAAA
- a CDS encoding PepSY-associated TM helix domain-containing protein, whose protein sequence is MKIRHFWVVVHRIAGLAMTGFLIIVGLTGSILVFNNELEGLINPARHTISKDREPLDASILIEIAEKVSADGEISAILFDASAINILFEPKQSIDSEVATPLVYNRIILNPYTGEILDRSQISDVFKGLSDLIPFIYRVHYSLAMGKIGGWILGITALVWTVDCFIGFYLTLPLARITCPPSNPLLNKSFVNRWRLAWCIKWPTSPIRFNFDLHRAGGLWVWVALLVFAWSSVYMNLEGFYTRVMQSISSYHQPWTEYPDLPQPVLNAGIGWRPAQENAQVALNQLYREQGIRVNAPVSFWINREKGFYLYSVHTNADIQDHGGQTRVVIDANNGDVKQIFLPTGQYNGNTITSWLIALHMANVWGLPYRIFVCIFGSGIVMLSVTGVFIWLKKRKSKCVKPRISA, encoded by the coding sequence ATGAAAATTCGTCATTTTTGGGTTGTAGTTCATCGAATTGCTGGACTGGCAATGACAGGCTTTTTAATTATTGTAGGCTTAACCGGTAGTATATTGGTGTTTAACAATGAACTTGAAGGCCTGATTAATCCGGCAAGACATACGATCTCTAAAGATCGTGAACCTTTAGATGCGTCCATTTTGATTGAAATTGCTGAAAAAGTCAGTGCCGATGGTGAAATTTCCGCCATATTGTTTGATGCATCAGCAATCAATATCTTGTTTGAACCTAAGCAAAGTATAGACAGCGAAGTAGCAACTCCACTGGTTTACAATCGCATTATCTTGAATCCTTATACTGGGGAAATATTGGATCGGAGTCAAATCAGTGACGTATTCAAAGGCTTGTCTGATCTAATCCCCTTTATTTACCGCGTACATTATTCTTTAGCGATGGGGAAAATAGGCGGCTGGATTCTAGGTATCACCGCATTGGTATGGACAGTGGATTGCTTTATCGGCTTTTATTTGACTTTGCCTCTTGCTAGAATCACGTGCCCCCCGTCCAATCCATTACTAAATAAATCCTTTGTTAACCGTTGGCGATTGGCTTGGTGCATAAAATGGCCTACATCCCCCATTCGATTCAATTTCGATTTGCACCGAGCAGGCGGCTTGTGGGTTTGGGTTGCGTTACTGGTATTTGCTTGGTCAAGTGTCTATATGAATTTAGAGGGTTTTTACACCCGAGTCATGCAATCCATCAGCAGCTATCATCAACCGTGGACTGAATATCCCGATCTGCCGCAACCGGTTTTGAATGCTGGTATCGGTTGGCGGCCAGCCCAGGAAAATGCGCAGGTAGCGCTAAATCAGCTTTATCGAGAACAAGGCATCCGTGTAAATGCCCCCGTGAGTTTTTGGATCAATCGAGAAAAGGGATTTTACCTTTACAGCGTTCACACTAACGCTGACATTCAGGATCATGGAGGCCAGACACGTGTGGTTATTGATGCAAACAATGGCGATGTCAAACAGATCTTTCTCCCTACCGGTCAATACAATGGAAATACCATTACCAGTTGGTTAATCGCTTTGCACATGGCTAATGTCTGGGGCTTACCTTACCGAATTTTCGTTTGCATATTCGGTTCTGGAATAGTGATGCTGTCTGTGACCGGGGTATTTATCTGGTTAAAAAAACGCAAGTCTAAATGCGTTAAACCACGAATATCCGCTTAA
- a CDS encoding TonB-dependent receptor has product MNLNGKFDTWGIHHNLLIGGDYTRINMRNTYAYSQESPILDAVSPDYSLLIANISNPNRLSRNGQDEGWGGFYFQDQLELPYKLHVLAGFRYDDATNTTWTQDLYFSNPARALQPYTPVSNHDTAVKPRFGVLWQPAKELSLYANYVENFGLSQGHNADNTPLPPVTAEQYEGGIKTELFDGRFTGSLAWFDITKQNLAIADTSPLGLQTGAYRAIGEVRNRGVELDLAGEVLPGWRMIGNYSYIDSRVTRDSDFNGGTGSIGNRLPNVPRNSASFWNTYEFLDTELRGLKFGAGVVLRDQRQGDLNNDLQLPGYATVDLMAGYGIKLGKTKLSTQINAYNILDKHYYESTPGSQSLPAIGYGIMPGAPTTVMGLVRLEF; this is encoded by the coding sequence ATCAACCTAAATGGCAAGTTTGATACATGGGGCATCCATCATAATTTATTGATAGGCGGCGATTATACCCGGATAAATATGCGAAATACTTACGCCTATAGCCAAGAATCACCTATTCTTGATGCCGTCAGTCCGGATTATTCGCTTCTTATTGCCAATATTTCCAACCCTAACAGACTTAGCCGCAACGGTCAGGATGAGGGATGGGGCGGATTTTATTTCCAGGATCAATTGGAACTACCCTATAAGTTACATGTGCTAGCGGGTTTTCGTTACGACGATGCAACCAATACGACCTGGACCCAAGATTTATATTTCTCAAATCCTGCTCGAGCCTTGCAACCCTATACACCGGTATCCAACCATGATACGGCTGTCAAACCAAGGTTTGGAGTGTTATGGCAACCGGCTAAAGAACTAAGTCTGTACGCCAACTACGTTGAAAATTTCGGTTTAAGTCAGGGTCATAACGCCGATAACACCCCTCTACCTCCAGTAACGGCAGAGCAATATGAAGGCGGTATCAAAACCGAACTTTTTGATGGCAGATTTACCGGCTCTCTGGCCTGGTTTGACATTACCAAACAAAATTTAGCGATTGCCGATACGAGTCCGCTCGGATTGCAAACAGGAGCTTATCGTGCGATCGGGGAAGTACGCAATCGGGGCGTTGAATTGGATTTAGCAGGGGAAGTATTACCGGGTTGGCGGATGATAGGTAACTATTCCTATATTGATTCCCGTGTTACCCGAGATAGCGATTTCAATGGTGGAACGGGAAGCATCGGTAACCGTTTACCCAATGTACCACGCAATAGCGCATCATTCTGGAATACATACGAATTTCTGGATACCGAGTTACGCGGTCTAAAATTTGGAGCCGGGGTGGTGTTGCGCGACCAGCGCCAAGGTGACTTGAATAACGACCTACAACTCCCAGGTTACGCAACGGTAGATTTAATGGCAGGCTATGGCATAAAACTGGGCAAGACTAAATTGTCTACTCAAATCAATGCTTATAATATTTTGGATAAACACTATTACGAGAGCACACCAGGCTCGCAATCTCTGCCTGCAATAGGTTACGGCATTATGCCTGGTGCTCCCACAACGGTGATGGGTTTAGTACGCCTGGAGTTTTAA
- a CDS encoding transposase, with protein MNNTQPTDFLQRWNAIQYDLIPELKEEVGCLTPKLEKLIHILEWVRIEEFIENTWFGVGRPPHDRGALANAFVAKVVLGLSTTVGLLERLQIDRALRRLCGFPMWKRLPTEATFSRAFAEFAQNRLAERVHEVLIKEHLGERLVGHISRDGTAIEAREKPAKKAEKVAQPAEKVAKRGRPKAGEVREPKTTRIGRQLTQTLPVMLDELPTDCDRGSKCNAQGYKNSWNGYKLHLDTADCGVPISALLTSASVHDSQTAVPLSLISASRVTNLYDLMDAAYCSDELRRHSQSLGHVPLIDHNPRGGEKKQFAPHEAQRYNERTQAERANGRLKDEFGGRFVRVQGSVKVMSHLMFGVLVLAADQLMRLMT; from the coding sequence ATGAATAATACGCAACCTACTGATTTTCTGCAACGTTGGAATGCTATCCAATACGATTTGATTCCTGAATTAAAAGAGGAAGTGGGTTGCCTGACACCGAAATTAGAAAAGCTCATTCATATTTTGGAATGGGTCAGAATTGAAGAGTTTATTGAGAATACGTGGTTTGGCGTGGGACGCCCACCCCATGATCGCGGTGCATTGGCGAATGCTTTTGTGGCGAAAGTTGTTCTGGGTTTATCAACGACAGTTGGCTTGCTTGAGCGCCTGCAAATAGATCGAGCCTTACGACGGTTATGTGGTTTTCCGATGTGGAAGCGATTACCGACCGAAGCGACCTTCTCACGCGCTTTTGCTGAGTTCGCACAGAACAGATTGGCCGAACGGGTGCATGAGGTGTTGATTAAAGAACATTTAGGCGAGCGTTTAGTCGGCCACATCAGTCGTGACGGCACAGCGATTGAAGCACGGGAAAAACCAGCGAAAAAAGCAGAGAAGGTGGCCCAGCCTGCCGAAAAAGTTGCCAAGCGCGGCCGCCCCAAGGCTGGCGAAGTCCGTGAACCGAAGACAACTCGGATTGGTCGGCAACTGACACAAACGCTCCCAGTCATGCTGGATGAACTACCAACAGATTGTGATCGTGGCAGCAAGTGCAATGCCCAAGGTTACAAGAACAGTTGGAATGGCTATAAACTGCACCTTGATACGGCTGACTGTGGTGTGCCAATCAGTGCGTTACTGACCAGTGCATCCGTACACGATAGCCAAACGGCTGTACCGTTATCCTTGATCAGTGCCAGCCGGGTAACGAACTTGTATGATCTGATGGACGCCGCCTACTGTAGCGATGAATTGAGAAGGCATAGCCAAAGTCTGGGGCATGTGCCGCTAATCGATCATAATCCGAGAGGTGGAGAAAAGAAACAGTTCGCACCCCATGAAGCTCAGCGCTACAACGAGCGGACACAGGCTGAACGCGCCAATGGTCGATTGAAAGATGAATTTGGTGGTCGTTTTGTTCGTGTTCAGGGGTCGGTGAAAGTGATGAGCCACTTAATGTTCGGCGTGTTGGTTCTGGCAGCAGACCAGTTGATGAGATTAATGACCTAA
- a CDS encoding TonB-dependent receptor, with protein MRFLHQSLLIAAFLVVSRGILAADTVHSFSIEAQDLGPALQKLATQSGVSIFYASDSVVGHKAKELVGRYTTNAALTEMLSGSGLIFSLSADGSISVKPMAPQLNNADPTTLPKVNVVGNAVYDTNDPYNTDYTRRNATTATKTDTPIMETPFNVQVVPRQVMEDRQSVRLDKALENISSVIPASGVGAAYGQQSGTLIRGFVTQDYYLDGVRIPTGRLTDGFREMANIQQVEVLKGPASILYGRMEPGGIVNLVTKKPLDTPFNAISQQFGSYDFYRTTIDSTGPLTENKDLLYRMNLAYENSGSFRDFLNNERVFLAPNLLWNISDRTKLNLHLEYQRSNNSTDYGFLAPQTSNRPLLLPISRNLSGPNTKLDSERINFGYDWSHAFNDNWKLTQRFETVFLPMSNLNPQFIPVGTREFYGESFTCTNASCPYYLVQYKQNQSAENYEVVAKLQI; from the coding sequence ATGAGATTTTTACATCAATCCTTGCTGATAGCAGCATTTTTAGTTGTGTCAAGAGGAATTTTAGCCGCAGACACGGTGCATAGTTTTAGCATCGAAGCGCAGGATTTAGGTCCGGCGCTGCAAAAACTGGCGACTCAATCCGGTGTTTCGATTTTTTATGCATCGGACAGCGTAGTCGGGCACAAAGCCAAAGAATTAGTCGGTAGATACACTACAAATGCAGCTCTCACCGAAATGCTATCTGGTTCTGGATTGATATTCAGCTTGTCTGCCGATGGCTCTATCTCTGTAAAACCAATGGCACCTCAACTTAACAATGCAGATCCTACCACTTTGCCGAAAGTTAACGTGGTCGGCAATGCCGTTTACGATACCAACGATCCATATAACACCGATTACACCCGCCGAAATGCCACCACTGCCACTAAAACCGATACGCCAATAATGGAAACCCCATTTAATGTTCAGGTTGTACCTCGGCAAGTCATGGAAGACCGACAATCTGTTAGGCTAGACAAGGCACTGGAAAATATAAGCAGCGTTATACCAGCCAGCGGAGTAGGAGCAGCCTATGGACAACAAAGTGGCACGCTTATTCGTGGATTTGTGACACAGGATTATTATCTGGATGGAGTAAGGATCCCAACAGGGCGACTGACAGATGGCTTCAGGGAAATGGCTAATATTCAGCAAGTGGAAGTCCTTAAAGGACCGGCATCAATTCTATACGGTCGGATGGAGCCGGGTGGTATTGTTAACTTGGTGACCAAAAAACCCCTAGACACGCCATTCAATGCAATATCGCAACAATTTGGTTCATACGATTTTTATCGCACCACTATAGATTCAACTGGACCCCTTACTGAAAACAAAGACTTGCTGTACCGCATGAATTTAGCTTACGAAAATAGCGGATCTTTTCGCGATTTTCTCAATAATGAAAGGGTGTTCCTTGCGCCAAATTTATTATGGAATATCTCCGACCGCACTAAACTAAATCTGCATCTGGAATATCAACGCAGCAACAATTCAACCGATTATGGATTTCTGGCTCCGCAAACTAGTAACAGACCGCTTCTGTTACCGATTTCACGCAATCTGTCTGGACCTAATACAAAACTGGATTCCGAACGAATAAATTTTGGTTATGATTGGTCGCATGCGTTTAACGACAACTGGAAATTGACTCAGCGTTTTGAAACAGTTTTCTTGCCAATGAGCAACTTGAATCCTCAGTTTATACCGGTAGGAACGCGAGAATTCTACGGTGAATCATTCACTTGCACAAATGCCTCATGTCCATATTATTTAGTTCAATATAAACAGAATCAATCTGCTGAAAACTATGAGGTAGTTGCAAAACTACAGATTTGA
- a CDS encoding sigma-70 family RNA polymerase sigma factor has product MPNRKRFLEILFLNHGKELLAFARQRSGVDCAEDLVQETYTRILQHPNPEAIENPRAFLYKTATNLSVDLHRRQSVLDRALYQETEAENDNEPDSKIEAVAAPGGLPEDQLGHRQELDQLNAALMELPELTRYAFVLHRLEGLSHQEIAHRLGISLRNSERYVAQASRHILIRMEESQN; this is encoded by the coding sequence ATGCCAAATCGTAAGCGTTTTCTTGAGATTCTCTTCCTCAATCATGGCAAGGAATTGCTGGCTTTTGCTCGGCAACGTTCCGGAGTCGACTGCGCGGAAGATCTTGTACAAGAGACCTATACACGGATTCTGCAACATCCCAATCCTGAAGCCATTGAAAATCCTCGCGCGTTTTTATACAAAACAGCCACTAATCTAAGTGTAGATTTACATCGCAGACAGAGCGTTTTAGATCGCGCCCTCTATCAGGAAACTGAAGCAGAAAACGACAACGAACCCGACAGTAAAATTGAAGCTGTGGCTGCCCCTGGGGGGTTGCCGGAAGATCAATTAGGACATCGTCAAGAGCTTGACCAATTGAATGCTGCCTTGATGGAATTGCCGGAATTAACAAGATATGCTTTCGTACTCCATCGACTTGAAGGCTTATCCCATCAAGAAATCGCGCACAGACTCGGTATTTCATTACGGAACTCTGAACGCTATGTAGCGCAAGCTTCTCGACATATCCTGATTCGTATGGAAGAGTCTCAAAATTGA
- a CDS encoding FecR family protein, with the protein MFSLCPIHSVFLKTMPSPELKNKSRDEAIDWVLKLRSKSVTQEDRQAFISWLAKDPEHRQIYERLVVRWEGLDRLKGADFPLRNKALSYRPPVRNSWHQWGGLAVAASVFLALGVSFFIPEVWKSSDALYSTHHGQHYTINLADGSHLELNSDTEVHVHFNYWKRSVKLVRGEVFFSVVHDADHPFVVTAANGQIEDIGTEFDVYLQADKVLIGVQEGNVRVNANESRDLSANQLLAYNRAGEFIDQPTEAVENFTAWRQGQLVFDDRRLDEVLAELGRYHNIKLSLASSALGNLKVSGRFQIDRLNSALDIITSTLPITIQHPSADEVVLRKR; encoded by the coding sequence ATGTTTTCCCTTTGCCCTATTCATTCTGTTTTCCTGAAAACCATGCCATCTCCAGAATTAAAAAACAAATCAAGAGATGAAGCCATAGACTGGGTTCTAAAGCTGCGCTCGAAATCCGTGACGCAGGAGGATAGACAGGCTTTTATAAGCTGGTTGGCTAAAGACCCCGAGCACCGACAGATTTACGAAAGACTTGTCGTTCGATGGGAGGGTTTGGATCGATTGAAAGGTGCGGATTTTCCGCTTCGCAATAAGGCGCTTAGCTATCGCCCACCTGTTCGTAATAGCTGGCATCAATGGGGGGGGCTTGCTGTGGCCGCCTCTGTTTTTTTGGCACTAGGCGTAAGCTTTTTTATCCCCGAAGTTTGGAAGAGCAGCGATGCTCTCTACTCTACCCATCATGGTCAGCATTACACCATTAATCTTGCAGATGGTTCTCATCTAGAATTGAATAGCGATACTGAAGTGCATGTCCACTTTAATTACTGGAAACGTTCAGTCAAGCTGGTGCGTGGCGAGGTATTTTTCAGTGTCGTTCATGATGCAGATCACCCGTTTGTGGTGACAGCCGCCAATGGTCAAATTGAAGACATCGGGACAGAGTTCGATGTTTATTTGCAGGCCGACAAGGTGTTAATCGGCGTTCAAGAAGGGAATGTTCGGGTGAATGCGAACGAAAGTCGCGATTTAAGCGCCAATCAACTGTTGGCTTATAACCGGGCAGGTGAATTTATCGATCAACCCACGGAAGCAGTGGAAAACTTTACCGCTTGGCGGCAAGGACAATTGGTGTTTGATGACCGAAGGCTGGACGAAGTGCTTGCTGAACTAGGCCGCTACCACAATATAAAACTGAGTCTGGCAAGCTCGGCCTTAGGAAATCTCAAGGTCAGCGGTCGCTTTCAGATTGACCGGCTTAACAGTGCTCTCGACATCATCACCTCAACTCTTCCGATCACCATACAACACCCTAGCGCAGATGAGGTGGTGTTAAGGAAACGTTAA
- a CDS encoding energy transducer TonB, whose translation MKQVEVQKDEPDSVPPTSSAPPTENHERAASPRNDTYTPANSDANYLNNPKPEYPMTARQRHWEGLVILRVYITADGHAAQVIVQRSSGHDVLDESALEAVKKWRFVPAKRGEFAEASWASVPIDFSLE comes from the coding sequence GTGAAACAGGTTGAAGTTCAAAAGGACGAGCCGGACAGTGTACCGCCCACCTCATCGGCGCCGCCGACTGAAAACCATGAGCGTGCTGCCTCACCGCGCAACGATACCTATACCCCAGCCAATTCGGACGCCAATTATTTGAATAATCCCAAACCGGAGTATCCGATGACTGCTCGCCAGCGGCATTGGGAAGGTTTAGTCATTTTACGAGTGTACATCACAGCTGACGGCCACGCCGCACAAGTCATCGTGCAACGCTCCAGTGGTCATGATGTGCTGGATGAATCGGCACTGGAAGCGGTGAAGAAATGGCGGTTTGTGCCAGCCAAACGCGGCGAATTTGCCGAAGCCAGCTGGGCCAGTGTGCCGATTGATTTTAGTCTGGAATGA
- a CDS encoding TolC family outer membrane protein, producing the protein MKHSPLNLVILCVLLTASETVAALPDLLEVYRQAVQEDAQLQRVQANYEAVLENLQQAEAKALLPTVSINANVYGNQQNISLQGNSLGIGGNSQFISNNYALNISQPLFHRDRLIALDQADRKSRLAEIELAAAQQELMLRVVERYFAVLSAQDCLAFAQAQQKTLAKQLHLTQQRFAVGEIAITDVPEAEAGHDRSMADVIEAQRQLNSALEALREITGTDYQSLVKLITDIPLVPPQPEDENRWIELALSQNLKLNTVQLAVEIAVEEIRRESAGHYPTLDLVGNHGYASTGGQFGTVNIDTSTVGLAFNLPIYEGGQVNSKSREAAHRYDEKCAELKQEQRAIHRQTRDAYLGVITGISQVKALHKTVQSIDSALLNIRAGIEVGSRTTLDLVIAERESYRVQRDYAHARYDYLLNSLRLKQAVGSLSPDDLEQINHWLMLENNKEQTPNTQPISQNEK; encoded by the coding sequence GTGAAGCACAGCCCCCTAAATCTGGTGATCTTGTGCGTCTTGCTGACCGCATCTGAAACGGTTGCGGCATTACCAGACCTGTTGGAAGTCTACCGACAAGCCGTGCAGGAAGATGCTCAATTACAAAGAGTTCAAGCTAATTACGAAGCTGTTTTGGAAAACCTTCAGCAAGCTGAAGCCAAAGCCTTGTTACCCACTGTTAGCATTAATGCCAATGTCTATGGCAATCAACAAAACATCAGTCTCCAAGGCAATTCCCTGGGGATAGGCGGTAATAGCCAATTTATCAGCAACAACTATGCGCTCAACATCAGCCAGCCCTTGTTTCACCGGGATCGATTGATTGCTCTGGATCAGGCAGACAGGAAAAGCCGCCTGGCGGAAATCGAATTGGCAGCCGCACAGCAAGAGTTGATGCTGCGAGTGGTTGAACGTTATTTTGCAGTACTGTCTGCACAAGATTGTTTGGCCTTCGCACAAGCCCAGCAAAAAACCTTAGCCAAGCAACTCCATCTTACCCAACAGCGCTTTGCAGTAGGCGAAATCGCTATTACCGATGTCCCGGAAGCCGAAGCCGGCCATGATCGCTCCATGGCGGATGTGATTGAGGCGCAACGACAATTGAATAGCGCTCTCGAAGCGCTTCGAGAAATTACCGGCACGGACTATCAATCACTAGTCAAACTAATTACTGACATCCCTTTGGTGCCGCCACAACCAGAAGATGAAAATCGCTGGATAGAGTTAGCACTATCCCAAAATCTCAAACTCAATACGGTGCAATTAGCCGTTGAGATTGCTGTTGAGGAGATACGCCGGGAATCGGCCGGTCATTATCCTACATTGGATTTAGTCGGCAATCATGGTTATGCCTCGACCGGCGGACAATTTGGAACGGTCAATATCGATACCAGCACCGTGGGTTTGGCATTTAACCTACCGATCTACGAAGGCGGTCAAGTCAACTCTAAAAGTCGCGAAGCAGCCCATCGTTATGATGAGAAATGCGCTGAACTTAAGCAAGAGCAACGTGCAATACACCGGCAAACGCGTGATGCCTATTTGGGTGTCATCACCGGCATTAGCCAAGTAAAGGCTCTGCATAAGACCGTGCAATCCATCGATAGCGCTTTACTGAATATCAGAGCCGGCATCGAAGTCGGCAGCCGAACCACCCTGGATCTGGTGATTGCCGAGCGCGAAAGCTATCGGGTACAGCGAGACTATGCTCACGCCCGTTATGACTACTTACTGAATAGTTTACGTCTTAAGCAGGCGGTGGGTAGTCTATCACCTGACGACTTGGAACAAATCAATCACTGGCTGATGTTGGAAAACAATAAAGAACAGACTCCAAATACGCAGCCGATCTCGCAGAACGAAAAATAA
- a CDS encoding efflux RND transporter periplasmic adaptor subunit, which translates to MTKLKQTLVPILLGVFLIFLLIASGFWLFQFAGKSQPPLQTIVPGRMSIVQKTTATGQIVARRKIKIKSQANGILDEISVQPGQWLRTGDFIARIRLRADPVEVNTAQSQINKASLEHQRASLELQRRNQLHEQKLISDAAFQDDQLKFDVTRAALEQAQRDLELRLKGASQQLKTTSTLIAATMDGMVLEKPVEIGDFIIKTNDLNEGTTIVTLADMNNLMFKGEVEEAEAGRLKIGMPLKVQVGALQNMTLMGTLDFIAPEAKKSDQGRITFEIRASLQARDDALLRAGFSATAEIVFTRHDNVLSIPESHLLFNKEQPYVHIEVEPGKSEQRKIEVGLSDGINIEIIYGLNEGDHVVTPENQGHL; encoded by the coding sequence ATGACTAAGCTCAAACAAACTCTCGTACCAATTCTTTTGGGTGTTTTTCTAATATTTCTCTTGATTGCCAGTGGATTTTGGTTGTTTCAGTTTGCGGGTAAAAGCCAGCCTCCTTTACAAACCATAGTGCCTGGTCGCATGAGCATAGTCCAAAAAACGACTGCAACCGGACAGATTGTTGCTCGACGCAAGATCAAGATTAAATCCCAAGCTAACGGCATTTTGGATGAGATTTCTGTTCAGCCCGGACAATGGCTAAGGACAGGTGATTTCATTGCCCGGATTCGTTTACGCGCCGATCCAGTCGAAGTGAATACCGCACAATCCCAGATCAACAAAGCCAGTTTGGAACACCAGCGTGCTTCCCTGGAGTTACAAAGACGAAACCAATTACACGAACAAAAATTGATTTCGGATGCCGCTTTTCAAGATGATCAACTGAAATTTGATGTGACCCGTGCCGCCTTGGAGCAGGCACAGCGTGACCTGGAACTTAGGCTTAAAGGCGCCTCCCAACAACTCAAAACCACTTCAACGCTGATCGCCGCTACCATGGACGGCATGGTGCTGGAAAAGCCGGTGGAAATCGGCGACTTCATCATTAAGACCAATGATCTTAATGAAGGTACGACCATCGTTACTTTGGCCGATATGAATAATTTGATGTTCAAAGGTGAGGTTGAAGAAGCCGAAGCTGGTAGATTGAAAATCGGGATGCCATTAAAAGTACAAGTCGGCGCCTTACAGAATATGACTTTAATGGGGACTCTGGATTTCATTGCACCCGAAGCCAAAAAATCCGATCAAGGTCGCATTACCTTTGAAATCAGAGCATCGCTACAAGCACGCGACGACGCTTTGCTCAGGGCCGGCTTCAGCGCCACAGCTGAAATCGTTTTTACCCGTCACGACAACGTACTCTCCATCCCGGAAAGCCATCTGCTGTTTAACAAAGAACAGCCATACGTGCATATCGAAGTCGAACCCGGCAAAAGCGAACAACGCAAAATAGAAGTTGGTCTTTCAGATGGAATTAACATTGAAATTATTTATGGCCTGAACGAAGGAGATCATGTCGTCACTCCCGAGAACCAGGGGCATTTGTGA